ATCCCGAATGTACCACAACACGGGAAATTGAGGTGAATGTCTATGATAACGGACCTTCTTTGTGCTCTCAGCTGAATGTCAATGGAATATATTCTAACAGGAGCCACCTATCAGAAATGTTAATGTGATTTGATAGAGATAGTATTTgctgtctgcttttttttttagcACTTTTGTGGTCATCACGATGGATCTGACAGCTAAGTTTTCTTGGAGACATCTTGGCGAAGTTATGCCACAGATTGATTTAGTTTTGGTATAGCCTAGACCCTCACCTAAAATCTCAGATATTGAATTTAGTTGCAACGTAGAAATGATTGTTATTCAGCAAATATCCACAGGTTGTGCCTCTAGATAATTTTGATATTAAGTGTCTTTGTGTATTGAAAGTAAAATTACAAACTATGAAGTTGTGAATTAATAAATTGTGATTCTTTAGGATATACTGCCAGCAGTTCAGGGTGTGAGCCTCGTGTTCCACTGTGCCTCTCCAGCACCTTCTAGTGACAACCGAGAGCTCTTCTATAAGGTTAATTACATTGGGACTAAAACGATAATTGAAGCATGTAAAGAAGCAGGTGTTCAGGTAAGAAATTATACATCGCAGTTTTATAACCATTTGTCTTCCTGCCATTCCACCAATCTTTCATGATTAGCACATTTTTCTTGTACACAGAAACTGGTGCTGACTAGCAGTGCTAGTGTCGTATTTGAAGGCTCCGACCTAAAAAATGGTTCAGAAGACCTGCCATACGCTAAGAAGCCCATTGACTACTATTCACAAACTAAGATCTTGCAGGAAATGGTAAGTTTAAAAGTCTGACATCactttcaatttaaaaatgaaattgtagTTATGAATTTAGATTTGTCTTAGATATGTTAGTTTATGATATAAACTTTACTGATTATTTGAGCTGAAGTATTTACTTTGCAACACTTTCTGGTAAAACATTTCTGTTAAGAAAAATCACCTTATTCATAAAGATCTACTCCATATTGATGATTCTATTCAGTTCCCATTCCTCCGCTACAACAATATGTTTACAGCCTAATAATGGAAGATGTACACTGTATTTATACTTTCCACACCTGGCATGATTATGATTTCAGAGATTACCAATCTGTGTAGCTTTTATGTTGTTTAATGCTGGGTCAAAGCCTGGATGTCAAAACTCACCTGATCCACGTGACCATTCAGTTAGCATTCCAGTTCTGCAATAGATGCAATTTAAAAGTAAACTTGTAAAAGTAATTTTCTGTTGCTAGTCTCCTAACTTATTCATGTAGACCTTTATGTTTTTGGAGAGACTACATGCATCCTCCTTCCGTGCATATGTTTGCTCTTTTACATGTCTGTTTGTTCTTTCAAGCGCTCTTGCACTCTGACTATTGTATGGTACACTTGACCGTCCAATACTTGTAACATTTAGTTCTAAGTATTAAGATTCAGGAATTGTATTGTCATTTAGAAAATATAATGAGAAAATTGCAAATTGCATTAATTAAAGTGGAAGCtgtagcttcttccctgcctgttaACAACTGACATCTCTTTTTAAACATAACAGGAAATTCTTCGTGCTAATAATCCAGAACAGAACTTCATGACAATTGCAATTCGTCCACATGGCATTTTTGGACCTCAAGATCCACATTTAGTGCCTGTCCTTGTACAGGCTGCAAAGACTGGCAAGATGAAGTTTATAATTGGGTTGGTACTGTTTAGACAGATTTGTGCATTTAGTGTTTGTTGAGTTTTTCATACTAAATCTGAACTTCTAGGAAGCAACAGAGAACAGTTGGAAGCTGGTAGTAACTTTGACAATGTGCTATGTCACTCGTCTGTTCTTTGGCGAGAGATTATCTGAGTGGGTAGTTATGTGAAAACATAATCCACTTTGCAACATGATTCTTTCCAACTCCCTGTGCTTTGTTATTGATAAATGGTGCTACCTTTGATCTGTATTCAAAACCATTCTCATCTCCTTGTGGAATCATTAGAGTCTAAAGAAAGCCTAAGTTGTAAAGATGGGGAGTTGCATATTTTCATTTTCATGAATGTGAGTGGATAAATGTGTCATATCTCTGATATTAAGGGATGGGAGAATGTATTCTGTAAAACTTTTCTATAATTTCTAATTTATAAATTCTGCACATAGTTTAAAGCGCTATAGCTTAAATGTCAATTACCATGCCTTGGAATCTGCCGGATGTGACTGCAGTTTTCAATTGATTGTTTTATCAGGCAATGAGACTAACCATGTTTCTACAGAAATGGCAAGAACCTGGTGGACTTCACATATGTTGATAATGTTGTGCATGGGTTGATCCTAGCAGCAGAAAATCTTCACCCGAAGTCATACATCTGTGGAAAGGTAAGAgattcatagagttatacaacatggaaacagacacttggGTCGAACTTGTCAATGCCAAAcggatatcctaaactgatccagtccatttgccagcatatacctctaaacccttcctattcttgtactcaaactgatgccttttaaatgttgcaattgtactcgcctctaccacttcctctggcagctcgttccatacacacaccatcatctgcccctcaggtcccttctaaatcttacccctctcattttaagcctatgccgtctagttttggtctccccttccctgggaaaaagaccttggctattcactttaaccatggccctcatgattgttataaatctctataaagtcaccccagAGTAATCTGCCTCGACATACATTATCTCACAACttcattgttgttttgtttgatcatgaTTATTAGACTTGACATCATTTTTCCCATCGTTCCTGAACTGGTCCACTGGCAGTGCAGTGATGATCTATTTAAAAAGAATAAGACCCTgaaatttctgcctttttttttctgCCAATATGACTTCAATTTGAAAAATTTCAATAACCTATTTAGCCATGAATCCCATTGTTAACATGTGCAGGTGAATAGAAGAATCAGTTTAATGCAAGACTCCAAAGAGAGATTTATAATGGAAACACAAATTATCTCTGCAATCAGTTGaaaagttctttgttttctttggcaaATTGTTAGTAGAAATTACCTTGTAGGTGGTTAATATCATAGTACAGTTGTAGCACAAAAGGAGGTCATTGAGAGGTGAAGGCATAGAGGTATTGTTGCtggatagtaatccagagacccaagtaatgctcTACTgactgggtttaaatcccaccagatggtggggttggattaaAAGCCTCATGATGACCACGAAGCTATCATCAATGGTTGTTTAAAACTCTACCATGCTTTCTTTATCGGACCTGATGTGGATCCAGACCTgcggcaatatggttgactcttaattggcttgctaggccattttgaAGAGCAATAGGTCGAGCCAAACTGCTAATAAGTCTCAAAAAataaagtaaaaaccaaaagaactgtagatgctgtaaatcaggaacaaaaacaaagttgctggaatagcttagcaggtctggcaacatctgtggaggagaaaacagagttaatgtttcgggtccagtgacccttccttctgaggaagagtcaccggacccgaaacattaactctgttttctcctccacagatgctgccggacctgctgaactttttcagcgaCTTTGCTTTTACTCAAAAAAAGTAATTAAACATGACAAATCATCTGTAACCAAAAACTGAGAGAGCTGccccaagcaacagcctgactttGTTAGGTATAATTCCATAGGTTTGACTGTGTCCCAGACAACATCATGTCCCTTCCTGGATCTGTTCTGTCTCACCATCAAGAGCACCAATAGTatattttcaggaaggagttgccTTGGAAGTGCTGAATATTAACCCTGGAGCATACGAAGCTTCAAGACTTCAGGTGAAACAAGAGCCACATGCCACCCATCTGCTGATGAATCCATTCTTCCCCATGTTGACAGCCACTTGGAGGAAGAAATGGTGGcaaaggcacagaatgtactctggtcAGGGACTTCAGTGGACTTCACCACCAGTGGCTCGGCAGCACTGCCACTAATAATGAAGCAATCCATACCCAAATGCACCAAGATGTAGGTAGTTTCTAAATTTGAGCTGACAAATAGTGAGTATCATCTTGTTTGACTCTTCAACCACCTTTATCTACATCAACTTGGCTGCaccaattcaagaaggcagctcaccatcattcTTTGAATGGCAGTAATGGTTGGGCAATAAATTGTGAAACCCATGTCCCCTGAATAAATAATATCAGGAAAAAAAGAATTTAGTCTTCTATTCATGCTGGTTCTCTGCCACAACAACTCTGAGTCGTACTTTGCCCTCCTTTCCTCTAAAGCACTgtagattttcttttctcctcaGATAATTGTCAAATTCTCTCTCGATAGCCTCACTTAAATCATCTTTCACCACATTCTTGGGTAATTCCAAATGTTATCCAGTTGTCATTCCTTTTTTGTTAAGAAAGAGTTTTACTTCATGTTGCCAATTATTCTCCTGAGTGACCTTAAATCAGTGTCCCTTGGTTTTTCATCCTTCTGTCAGtcagaacagtttctccctaaatAATCTGTCCAGACCACTCCATTTTCAACACCTGTATGAAATGTACTGTAATCGTCCCTGCTCCAAGGAGGTAGGGGTTCCTGTGGTCCAGTGGTAATGACCCACCATGAACACAGGTCTCTTGGTTCAAAGTCTCACAAAGTTCTCACAGAACagggacttgaaaggaatttgtggatttACATGTACATCTTGATCAATTAAAACCCTCTAACTGACTAAAGATCTGACATCGTCTTatgtttgtttagtacatcctcataggtggtgtgaccctttgatctttttctcataaactctgtgtctgttactacctctctcactaacgccTGAAGAAGGAGtcagactctgaaagcttgtgttttcaaataaacctattttaCTATTACCCGGTGTCTTGTGTATTCTGACATAATCCATGTTGCCATTGAACAAAATTATTGTTATATAGTGTGAAGTTAGTTTGAAAGAACTGTTATTTTGAAATATAAATAGTACATTAACTTTCTTTTTTAATTCCAATAGGCTTATCATATCACAAATGATGAACCAATTCCCTTTTGGACATTCTTGTCTGAAATTTTAGTTGGACTAAATTATGATCCTCCAAAGTATCACATTCCATACCTGCTGGCTTATTACTTAGCCTTTTTTCTCTCAATTTTGGTGTTGCTATTAAAGCCAATTGTGACCATTAAACCTACATTCACTCCCATGCGAGTAGCATTGGCTGGAACATTCCACTACTACAGCTGTGAAAGGGCAAAGAAAGATCTAGGATATAAACCTGTTGTCTGCCTGAGTGAAGGAATCAAGTATACAATTCAAAGTTTCACATACCTCAGCAGGTCAAAATAGCAACAGTTTGAACCAACCCATTATACTTCTGGCTTTCAAACTGATGATAGCACATGGATTTGAATATCAAGATTCACCATTACTCTTTCTTTGGTAATTTGAAATGTTTACTAGTTCTTCACTGGGTTGCAAGATATGTATTTATGCAACAACTAAATTGCTGCCTTTTGATATTCCTGGAAGAGGTATCGATCGTATTCATTGGTATTATTTTCTATGGCCTTATAGGTAAACAAGTATAACTCTCATCTCTCTGTGAATGCTCTAGATAGTCAGTATTGGTGACcaggaagcattgagtgaaaacTAATGTTTACAGTATCTACTTTGATACATTTTGGGAATCATTAAAGCTGTTGTTTAATGCAAATTAACAAATAATTCAACTTGAGTTTGAAAGACTGTTTTTATGTATGTCAAGTTCTTGGATGTGAAATGTTTGGTATTCACTTGACCCTTTtaactcattattttaaaaatcatctcCAAGGTTGAAGCTCTGTAGCTTTATACGGCCTTGCTTCTCAAGGATACAAATATTCAGCTTTTTGTTTTGAACTTTGTGCAATGTTTTTGTGTTTCAAGTGGTACTTCTTGTTTTTGGGAAAGTTTAggtaaaataaaataatcagaaagtTGACCAAAATCATGAAACTGAATTTTGTTTCTATAACATCACTGCAAACATAATCTCAGAATGTTGGGATATAAATAAGCGAAAATAAAATCATCTTCCTTTTTTTCCCTTGTGTTTAACAATATCCAAATAGTTTGTTCTAAACTCAGAATGTGATATTGCTATGAAACTTTTAGTTATTCCTATTCTCAAGTATAATGACACCATTCTTCATCAtttcttttcttcaaagatgACAATACATATTTTCTGTATGTCTGTGACAAAATTTCAGTAACTTCTTCGTGGTGTTCTCTTTACTGTGTCTCTGACTGCTTTTCTTTAGGGTGGAAATAATACATTGATTTAAATCTCAACGTTGTTTCACTTAATTCTATGTTAAATCTTTCAAACATACATGTGGATCCTTAAACGGTTAAAACATCAAGATGTCAAAtgtcatttgtttcttttaaaatacttCCTAAATACCATTTGAAAGACTAGTGTCTTCAGACCTCTGGGCTTGTTATCATGCATATCCTGTTCAAATTAACTGTTCTTCAAAGGGAGTACTGGATATTATTCCTTCAAAGCTATGAATTGTAAGTTTGGATTTGCTTTCTCTGAAttacaggcttgaggggctgaatggcttactcctgttcctttatTCCAGAAATGAAATATGATTCCTTAAGAATACATGACTGTAAATCATAAAACTATTCCTTTTGCTGAGATTGTAAACTGTCATCACAATCTGTTTTAGTATTTGTTTATCCCAAGGCTGATGGTGATATGTGAGATTTCATCTAACTTAGCTTTTTAACCCTTCTGTGAACTGTCTTCTGATGTATTTCAATTGATTAAACATGCCACCTATACTACTGTTACAGGAAAAAGTCTCCGGTTGTCTTTCTTTATGAATTGACTTGAGATGTAAAAACATTCATATGTATTGCCCAGTAACAACAAAAAGGTTTGGAGTTCACAAATATggtccatccccgcccttgtctgctttcccgagagaccactctctccgtgactcccttgttggctccacactgccctccaaccccaccacacccggcaccttcccctgcaactgcaggaaatgctacccttgtccccacacctcctccctcacccctatcccaggccccaagatgactttccatattaagcagatgttcacctgcacatctgccaatgtggtatactgcatccactgtaccggtgcggcttcctctacattggggaaaccaagcggaggcttggggaccgctttgcagaacacctccgctcagttcgcaataaacaaccgcacctcccagtcgcgaagcatatccactcccccctcccattctttagatgacatgtccatcatgggcctcctgcagtgccacaatgatgccacccgaaggttgcaggaacagcaactcatattccgcttgggaaccctgcagcacaatggtatcaatgtggacttcaccagcttcaaaatctccccttgccccactgcatcccaaaaccagcccagttcgtcccctctccccactgcaccacacaaccagcccagttcttcccctccacccactgcatcccaaaaccagtccagcgtgtctctgcctccctaacctgttcttcctctcacccatcccttcctcccaccccaagccgcacctccatctcctacctactaacctcatcccacctccttgacctgtccatcctccctggactgacctatcccctccccacctatactctcctctccacctatcttcttttctctccatcttcggtccgcctccccctctctccctatttattccagttccctctccccatccccctctctgatgaagggtctcggcccaaaacgtcagctttcgtgctcctgagatgctgctgggcctgctgtgttcatccagcctcacgttttattatcttggtcacATTTTATCTTGGGGCACATTGGCTAGTTCATGGATTTCTCAGTCTAGAACTAAAATCCAGTAAGCTTTGTTAAAATGTTGGtgctctgaaaacaaaaacagaaagcaccTTTTGAGAACTTTTAAACATCGTGGATGGATTGTTAACCATAATTGTATTATAgatgttaatttattttaatatattaCGCTGAATAAAACTACACtattatttctttcttaaatctttttAATAATCCTCATCGAAAGCTCGCTTTTAAGACATCATGAAGAaatttgtccaaatcatttatttaatttgAGTTTGAATGATCTAGCCCATTCTTTTATAGAATTAAGGAGTAGCTTAGCAGAAACTCTCTATTTTGATGGGACATCTAAATGTCTCAAAATGCGTCACAGAAGATTGGATTGATTCTTGATATTAGTGTTTGATGTGTCATTTTGGAGCCTCTGTATCCCAAAAGCTCATCTTGACTGTATATTTACCCTCTTCCTGTTAGAAATTAGGGTTCCTTTTAAAGTTGAATTTGTCTAGTATTTACTGCGTAGCAAATAATTTGGATCTGAATCAGTTTGTAATTAGACAAAAGGAAGGTGACAACGATTGCCAAGGCCGTAATGTTTCATAAGCTTATGCCAAATAATTATATGGCAGTTCATGTAGCCTAGTATAAATGCATTGTTTAGGAAAATAAAAGATTTTTCCCCTCAAACGGAATGATGAATAACTTCCAGACGAGATTGAGCAAGTGCAGATGAATGTCAAGAATAGCTGTCCTATGTCTATTGGCTAGAACATTTAAATGGGTAATTGACACAAACTATCAACCTGTGGAATTATGGCATATCGACAAGTGCTCAGGATCAGACATAGTACTTGTACAGACATCCCTTGACAGAGGGCTGGCCCATCTTCCATCTGAAGAAAGCAGCTGAGATTGTAGGAAGATCCAGGGAAGAGTTCTGTAACACATCAGCTAGAGAGCAAGATGTAGTCCTTGCATTAAAGAGTTTGACATAcatagaaaactacagcacagtacaggctctttggccctcgatgttgcgccaacctgcgaaaccaaactgaagcccatctaatctacactattccattattatcatATAGTTCATGCCCACTGCTTGTTCACCTTCTGGTATCAATGACAATCCTCTCATCATGGATCGGACACTTTTTTTTGTCTAGTTAACTAGACAACATCTAACTGCTGTTTCTTAAACTTAATACATTATCTGAAATTTTCTTATGCATGTTTGACTGACTATACTCATGAATTGTCAAAATCTAACCTAGTACTACACTTGCACATTATCTACGGGATCTATGTGACATCCAGCAAACCTCAAAAAGTGCTCAGATATCTCATTTGTTAAGACTCACCAGTGGTCTATTGTTTACCATAAATAATTAGTCAAGCCCTAAGACTCAGCAAATAAAGAAGGATTAAAGGCCAATTATGCTgcggtggtagtgtccctgcatctga
The Stegostoma tigrinum isolate sSteTig4 chromosome 15, sSteTig4.hap1, whole genome shotgun sequence genome window above contains:
- the nsdhl gene encoding sterol-4-alpha-carboxylate 3-dehydrogenase, decarboxylating is translated as MATRLRHNKKCTVIGGSGFLGQHLVKRLLEKGYTVNILDVRKPVENERIQFFSADLCCKEDILPAVQGVSLVFHCASPAPSSDNRELFYKVNYIGTKTIIEACKEAGVQKLVLTSSASVVFEGSDLKNGSEDLPYAKKPIDYYSQTKILQEMEILRANNPEQNFMTIAIRPHGIFGPQDPHLVPVLVQAAKTGKMKFIIGNGKNLVDFTYVDNVVHGLILAAENLHPKSYICGKAYHITNDEPIPFWTFLSEILVGLNYDPPKYHIPYLLAYYLAFFLSILVLLLKPIVTIKPTFTPMRVALAGTFHYYSCERAKKDLGYKPVVCLSEGIKYTIQSFTYLSRSK